TCAGCTGTTTTTGGTCCGATATCGAGAGCTTCCCAGTCTGATGGGATTTCTTCGATTGCTACGACCTTTGAATTTGCATCTGCAGAAAAATCATCAGCAACGATAGCATCTACAGGCATGTAGAAGTTAACGCCTTTTGCCTTTGCTTTTTCCATGAAGCTCTTAGCCAAATCAATTTTATCTTCTTCTAAAAGAGATTTTCCGATTTCGTGGCCCTGTGCTTTTACGAAAGTATAAGCAAGTCCGCCGCCGATGATCAGGTTATCTACTTTTTCCAATAGGTTGTCGATGACGCCGATCTTATCTTTAACCTTTGCACCGCCGATGATGGCTGTGAATGGGCGCTCAGGGTTTGATAAGGCTTTTCCAAGTACCTCAAGTTCTTTTTCCATCAGGAAGCCTGATACAGCCGGAATGTACTTGGCGATGCCTTCTGTTGAAGCGTGCGCGCGGTGTGCAGCTCCGAATGCATCGTTCACATAAACATCTGCAAGCTCTGCAAATGCCTTTGCAAGTTCAGGATCATTCTTCTCTTCGCCTGGATAGAAACGGACATTCTCAAGAAGCAGGACATCGCCCTCGTTCATGCTGTCGATTTCAGATTTCACAGAGTCGCCGTAAGCTTCATCTGTTTTCTTAACATCCTTGCCAAGCAGCTCAGACAAACGCTTCGCAACTGGAGTCAAACGCAATTCTTCAACAGCCTGTCCCTTCGGACGGCCAAGGTGGCTTGCAAGAAGGACTTTCGCACCCTGTTCAACAAGGTACTGGATTGTTGGCAGCGCTGCACGGATCCGTGTTTCATCCGTAATCTGTCCATCCTTCATCGGCACGTTGAAATCAACGCGGCAAAAAACTCGTTTTCCTTTTACATCCACATCTTTTACTGTCATTTTGTTCAAGGCTAGAGACCTCCTTTAAAATAGCGCCAAGGCGCGATTAAGCAGAAAAAGAGGAGAGGGAATTACCCCGCTCCCCTTTTCATCCTACTACATTATAGTCAATATTGGATTAGTTATCCAATCTTAGCTTACAGACCTTTTTTAGCGATGAAATCAACAAGGTCTACTACACGGTTAGAGTAACCAGACTCATTGTCATACCAAGAGATTACTTTTACCATGCTGCCTTCCATAACCATTGTTGAAAGTGCATCGATTGTAGAAGAGTATGCGTTGCCGTTGTAGTCGCTTGATACAAGCGGCTCTTCGCTGTATCCAAGGATTCCTTTAAGTTCGCCTTCAGAAGCTTTCTTGAAAGCTGCGTTGATTTCTTCTACTGTTACGTCTTTGTCAAGCTCTGCAACAAGGTCAACCAATGAAACGTTTGGAGTTGGTACACGCATTGCTCCACCGTTTAATTTGCCTTTAAGCTCAGGCAATACTAGAGAAACTGCTTTTGCAGCACCAGTAGTTGTAGGAATGATATTTTCCGCAGCTGCACGTGCACGACGGTAGTCTTTGTGCGGAAGGTCAAGAATTTGCTGGTCATTTGTGTATGAGTGAACTGTTGTCATCATACCGCGCTTGATTCCGAAATTGTCGTTCAAGACTTTCGCGAATGGAGCCAAGCAGTTTGTTGTACAAGATGCATTTGAAATTACGTGGTGGTTAGCTGCATCGTACTTGTCGTCGTTAACACCCATAACGATTGTGATATCTTCGTCAGATGCTGGAGCAGAAATGATAACTTTCTTTGCGCCTGCTTCAAGGTGTTTCGCAGCGTCAGCGCGCTTAGTGAAACGTCCTGTAGATTCTACGACTACTTCTACGCCAAGGTCGCCCCAGCCAAGTTGTGCTGGATCTCTTTCAGCTAAAACTTTAACCTTCTGTCCTGCAACTACAAGATAGTCGCCGTCAACAGTTACTTCTTCGTTCAAAGTTCCGTGAACTGTGTCATATTTTAAAAGGTGAGCAAGCATGTTTGCATCAGTTAAATCGTTAACTGCTACTACTTCCACATTAGGGTTCTTCAATGCTGCGCGGAAAACTACGCGTCCAATTCTTCCAAATCCGTTAATACCAACTTTTACTGCCATGTGTATTTCCTCCTTTGATTCCTATAAAGGTGTTGTTTATATTAAGGTGTTACCCTTGTAACAATGTTTTAGCGGCGCCCTCATCCGTGATCAGGATCGTTGAGGAAGGTGCCTGTTTCATATAGGCTCTGATTGCCTTTGCCTTTGACGCTCCGCCGGCAACTGCAATGACATCCCCTACACTTCTGAGATCGTCCATTTGGAGGCCGATCGTCAGCACTTTGTGGACGATTTCCCCGGCTTCATTGAAATAGTAGCCGAAAGCCTCGCCAACTGCTTTTCCATTGAGGATCTTATGTAAATCCTCCGGGCTGGTATTGCGGCGTTCCGCCATTGTAATAGCGTCTCCAATACCATGTAAAACCATGCTTGCTGATTTAACTAAATTCCAAACCTCATAAATCAGCGGTTCTTTGATGAAGGTTTTATAGACTTCGCTGCTGACCTGGTCGGGCACATAAAAGACCCTGTTGCGTGAATTCGTGTTGTCCGCCATGATCGCGCAAATCGTGTTTGCCTGATTCTTGACGTCCTCACCAATTCCGCCCCTTGCTGGTACGAACAGCAAATCCTTCTCGCCGAAATCGGGTGTCAACATTTCTGCCACAGCCGCCATAGTCGATCCCCCGGTCACAGCAATTATATTTTTGCTTTGAAGAAGATTTTTCATACTATGCGCTGTCGCTCGCCCCAGCTCACTTTTTACCCACGGCGACTGATCGCTGTCCCCTGGGACAACAATCACTTTCCTGATCCCCATGCGCTCCTGAAGCTGGCGCTCTAGTCTGTCTATACCCATAATGTCCCGCATTACACTATCAAGACTTTCCAGTATATCTTTTCCCTCTTTAGTCAGTGTCATTCCCTGACCCGACATCGAGATCAGATTCTGGTCTTTCAAAAACTCCACCTCTGAACGCAAAACCCGTTCAGTCAAATTGAGGCTGACTGAAAGATTTCTCCTGCCAACTGGCTGCATCACGTTTATGTATTGGAGGATGAGGTATCGTTTTTGCATAACTTGCAATAAATCGGGCAATATTCTTTTTTGAATATCAATGAGCGAAAAGTCCATTTTGATATTCTCCTTTTCCAGCGTTGGACTTAAAATGTCCCGCTAAGACATATTATGTCCCACTCGCGGTAAAAAAAATCACCCCTGCTACAAAATTCATTCTAACAGGAGTGAAACCCTTAATCAACTTATAAACTCTAGGTTTTTTCGTGAAAACGCTTCATCTATGAACTTTTTGTTAATGATTCCGTATTGCAGCTCTTCGCCGTCCAATTCGATGACTGGAATCATGATTCCGTACTTCTCGACGAGCGCATCATCGAGGTCGATATTGATCTCTTCTATTGTAAATCTCCATTTGGTTTGTAGGTCTTCGAGGATTTCCCTTGCCGTCTCACATAAATGGCAGCGTGGACGTGAGTATAGTTTGACTGTTTTTTGCATTTTTTGCTCCTTCGGCTGATCTCTAAAATTATTTTCTTATATTAATGTTCTGCTAATAAGTTGATTTCCACTCCAGGTTGCTTCGCTTTCCGCGGGGCGTGCGGTGAGCCTCCTCAGCGCTAAAGCGCTTGCGGGGTCTCACCTGTCCCGCTGATCCCGCAGGAGTCTCGCACCTTCCGTTCCAATCAACTTATTAATAATGTTTTGTGTTAAAACCATCTAGTTAAAGTAAATATTTAACTTTAAACACTTGATCATCTGCGCATTAATAAAACCGCTTCCGTTTCGATGACGATGGGATGCCTAGCTGGTCCCTGTATTTTGCGACGGTTCTTCTTGATACGACCATGCCTTCTTGGTCTTCGAGCAGTTCGACTAGTTTTTGGTCGGATATAGGTTTCTTTTTATCTTCTTCTTTTATGAATCTTTCAATGGCTGCTTTTACTTTTTGAGAAGATGCCTGGTTGTTCTCTGTGGTTGAAATCGCGCTTGTGAAAAATGATTTCAATTCATAAGTGCCCGCTGGTGTCTGCATGTATTTTTCGCGGACGGTTCGGCTGACCGTCGATTCGTGGATTTCGAGTTCGTCGGCCACCTCCCTCATCGTCATCGGTTTCAGATGGTCTGGCCCAATTAAAAAGAATTCCTGTTGTTTATCAATGATTTTCATCGATACCTTCAGCAGAGTTTCCTTCCGTTGTTCAAGGCTCCGCTGGATCCACTGGTAGTCTCCCTGCTTTTCTTGCAGGAATCTATTGACGTCCGGATCACTGTGCCCAGACAGCTGCTGAAAATACCCTTCATTAAAAGAAACTTTAGGAATCAGCGCATCGAACACACTAACCAAGAGTTCATTTCCTTCCCGTTTTACAACCACATCCGGAACAATGTAAGCAGGCTTTTCTCGCTGGAACGCTGCACCGGGTTTGGGGTTCAGCAGCTGGATATCATCATGTACCTTTTGGATATCCTTCAAATCGACATTCAGCATCTTCGCCACTGCTTTCCACTTTTTCTCGGCAAAAAGAAGGAAATGGTCACGGATAATCATAATTGCCAGTTCATTTTCAGGTGTGCGCTTCTGCCTTGTCAATTGAAGCAGCAGGCATTCCTGGAGATCTTTCGCGCCGATTCCCGCAGGATCAAGGGACTGAAGCTTAAAAAAAGCACAATCGACAATTTCATCATCAACACAAAACCTTCTAACAAGGTCTTCTTTTTGCAGATTCAAGTAACCGTTTTCATCTATGTTTTCAATCAATTCATGTAAAATCAATTTCTCTTCAGGTGTTGCTTTTAACAAGTTTAATTGGGATAGGAGATAGTCTTCAAGTGTATCACTTGTCCCCGCGCCAATCTGTTCAATCAAATTCTTCTGGTCCCGTTCGAACGTCTTTTTCCTCGTTTTTCGCGTACGGTCCATATTTGCATCAAAATGGGAGATGTTTTTAAAGTCCACTTGCATCAGGGGATTTTCCATTGATTTAGCTTCAAGAAACGCCGCAAGCTCCTGTGCGGAGTATTGCAAGAGCGCAATCGCCTGGGTCAGTTCCTGAGTCATCGCCAATTTTATTGTCTGCTTTTGCCATAAACCAGCCTTCAAATCCATCTCAATCACCCCTGCACTCATTTTACATGATAAACAGGCTTTGGTGTAGGGAAAGAATTTGGCATTACCAATTGGTTATCTGGTCAGGAAGATAGCAATTTAGGGGTAATAGTATGTTCATCACCCGGACATCCACCGAAAAAATTGCAAACGAGTCAATTAACCTAGCAATTTTTATATAATAACCAGCAAAGAAGCAACTGGAAAAATCATTCTCTTAATGAATCGCTATAATTGCACAGTCAGAGGATAGAATTTCGTAAATCAACCCAACAATTGCACAAAAACTGAGTGGAATTGCGTAAACATCAAGGATAATTGCACATTATCCCAAATTAATGGAAAACAAATCGAATAGGGGACAATAAAAAAGGCTTTTAAGGTAATCGGACAAAACTTGGACAGTTTTATCTGAGAACTCTCAAAAGCCATTGCATTAACTATTTACGCCCTCGGCAGGAATCGAACCCACATCTCAAGAACCGGAATCTTACGTGCTATCCGTTGCACCACGAGGGCATGTTTGTAGTTGGCGTTACGCTTACCTATTATAGGATATGTTCGGTCCCTTTGCAAGCAGGTTTTTTAGGATGCCAAGACTGCTATTTGTTTAAAAATGACAATCTTGGGTAAGATGGATACGGTACAGTAAATGAGAATATACATTATTGTCGAACAGTTTATGCAGGCATTACAAGCGATTCGTTTGACCTTTATTGACCATGCGTGTATCATTAAAACTACATAGGTGTTCTGGCAAGCGAACCAGTTTATGCCAGCCTGCAATCTGCCTTTTTAGGGCAGTGCACTGCTTTTATAAAGACTGTAATGCCTTTAGTAAATGCAGTGAAATGATCTTACGTTAAAGGAGGAAAACAAACATGAACTTGATTCCTACAGTTATTGAACAAACGAATCGGGGCGAAAGGGCATATGACATTTATTCCCGCCTTTTAAAGGATCGCATCATTATGCTTGGAAGCGGGATTGATGACAATGTTGCCAATTCCATCGTAGCCCAGCTGCTTTTCCTGGAAGCTGAAAATCCGGAAAAGGACATCTCC
The window above is part of the Mesobacillus jeotgali genome. Proteins encoded here:
- a CDS encoding phosphoglycerate kinase → MNKMTVKDVDVKGKRVFCRVDFNVPMKDGQITDETRIRAALPTIQYLVEQGAKVLLASHLGRPKGQAVEELRLTPVAKRLSELLGKDVKKTDEAYGDSVKSEIDSMNEGDVLLLENVRFYPGEEKNDPELAKAFAELADVYVNDAFGAAHRAHASTEGIAKYIPAVSGFLMEKELEVLGKALSNPERPFTAIIGGAKVKDKIGVIDNLLEKVDNLIIGGGLAYTFVKAQGHEIGKSLLEEDKIDLAKSFMEKAKAKGVNFYMPVDAIVADDFSADANSKVVAIEEIPSDWEALDIGPKTAETYRDVIQKSKLVIWNGPMGVFEIDKFAEGTKAVAQALADANDTYSVIGGGDSAAAVEKFGLAEKMSHISTGGGASLEFMEGKQLPGVVALNDK
- the gap gene encoding type I glyceraldehyde-3-phosphate dehydrogenase, producing the protein MAVKVGINGFGRIGRVVFRAALKNPNVEVVAVNDLTDANMLAHLLKYDTVHGTLNEEVTVDGDYLVVAGQKVKVLAERDPAQLGWGDLGVEVVVESTGRFTKRADAAKHLEAGAKKVIISAPASDEDITIVMGVNDDKYDAANHHVISNASCTTNCLAPFAKVLNDNFGIKRGMMTTVHSYTNDQQILDLPHKDYRRARAAAENIIPTTTGAAKAVSLVLPELKGKLNGGAMRVPTPNVSLVDLVAELDKDVTVEEINAAFKKASEGELKGILGYSEEPLVSSDYNGNAYSSTIDALSTMVMEGSMVKVISWYDNESGYSNRVVDLVDFIAKKGL
- a CDS encoding sugar-binding transcriptional regulator, which codes for MDFSLIDIQKRILPDLLQVMQKRYLILQYINVMQPVGRRNLSVSLNLTERVLRSEVEFLKDQNLISMSGQGMTLTKEGKDILESLDSVMRDIMGIDRLERQLQERMGIRKVIVVPGDSDQSPWVKSELGRATAHSMKNLLQSKNIIAVTGGSTMAAVAEMLTPDFGEKDLLFVPARGGIGEDVKNQANTICAIMADNTNSRNRVFYVPDQVSSEVYKTFIKEPLIYEVWNLVKSASMVLHGIGDAITMAERRNTSPEDLHKILNGKAVGEAFGYYFNEAGEIVHKVLTIGLQMDDLRSVGDVIAVAGGASKAKAIRAYMKQAPSSTILITDEGAAKTLLQG
- a CDS encoding glutaredoxin family protein, whose translation is MQKTVKLYSRPRCHLCETAREILEDLQTKWRFTIEEINIDLDDALVEKYGIMIPVIELDGEELQYGIINKKFIDEAFSRKNLEFIS
- the rpoN gene encoding RNA polymerase factor sigma-54 → MDLKAGLWQKQTIKLAMTQELTQAIALLQYSAQELAAFLEAKSMENPLMQVDFKNISHFDANMDRTRKTRKKTFERDQKNLIEQIGAGTSDTLEDYLLSQLNLLKATPEEKLILHELIENIDENGYLNLQKEDLVRRFCVDDEIVDCAFFKLQSLDPAGIGAKDLQECLLLQLTRQKRTPENELAIMIIRDHFLLFAEKKWKAVAKMLNVDLKDIQKVHDDIQLLNPKPGAAFQREKPAYIVPDVVVKREGNELLVSVFDALIPKVSFNEGYFQQLSGHSDPDVNRFLQEKQGDYQWIQRSLEQRKETLLKVSMKIIDKQQEFFLIGPDHLKPMTMREVADELEIHESTVSRTVREKYMQTPAGTYELKSFFTSAISTTENNQASSQKVKAAIERFIKEEDKKKPISDQKLVELLEDQEGMVVSRRTVAKYRDQLGIPSSSKRKRFY